The Candidatus Bathyarchaeota archaeon genome includes the window AGGGCGGCGAAGGGTAGGATAGATGGACTTAAGATCGCGCTCCTCGGCGACCTGCTCTACGGAAGAACCGTCCACTCCCTCCTCTACGCCCTCTCAAACTATGATGTGAAGGTGTACCTAGTTTCCCCTGAGAGGCTTAGATTCAGGAGGGACCTCCTGATGGAGTTGGAGGGTAAAATAGAATACGAGGAGACAGAGGACCTGTACAGGTACTTGGGGGAGATAGATGTCCTGTATGTAACGAGGATCCAGAAGGAGAGGTTCCCAGACCCCAAGGAGTACGAGAGGCTTAAGGACTCCTACATAGTTACCAAGGAGACCTTAACCCATGCGAAGAGGGAGCTGATCGTTATGCATCCCCTACCGAGAGTTACAGAGATATCCACAGATGTGGATGAAACCCCGAATGCCTGGTACTTCAGGCAGATGAGGCACGGCCTATTTGTACGAATGGCCCTGCTCTCACTAATCCTAGGTGGCGGATGAAAAATTCTCCTCCCCAACAGCCTCATGGCCATCCCTCGCACATACTCCTCCTTATATAGAAGGGGGTTTCTTGGCTTGCCTATAGAGGCTCTTCACCGGCTCTTGATCTAGCTCCTGGGAGCTCCCCGGAAGGCGTCCCTTATCCTGCTCCACCGGCCCCCATCTGACTCACCAGGCCCCCTCTGTTCCTCCCATTTGAAGGAGTCGGGGACTCTGTAGAGGTATATCCTGTGAGATCCTATATCGTTGTGGATGGCCTCATCTATTCTCATGCTCATCCATCCATTTATCGGGAAGTCATGGCTCACGATTCGAGTTCCATCTCTGAGCTCCTTCTCAAACTTTGGTTTCAGCTTCGTATTTCCGGATGTGGTTAGATACAGGGTGATGAGGGTTGCTGAGGAGAGATCGGCTAGGAAGAAGTTCCCATTTATCACCTCGATCCTGTCCTCTAGGCTCTTATTCTTCACCTTCCTCATAACGGCCTCGCACATGGAGGCGTTGAGTTCATAGCCCACCGCCTTCTTCACGTTGAACTCCTCTATAGCTGTGAAGAGGATCCTTCCATCGCCGCACCCGAGGTCATAGACTATATCGTCCGGCCCCGCCCCTCCCACCTCAAGCATCTTCTTAACGATGTTGATGGGTGTTGGAACATATGGGGCCACACTGGCGGGGACCTCCCATTCAAAGGGATAGCTCCTTCCAGCCGATCTCAGGCGGTCCGCGAGGTGGGATATGAACCTTCTCGAATCCGAGGACATCTCCACCTAAAAAGCATAACAATCCCTAAATAACTTTAATCCCCGATTGAATAAGCCACCAGGAGTTCCACCCCATTAAATTTGATCGTTGGTCATTAGTTTGTTCAAAAAATTATAATAAGTTAGAATAAAAAAATCGTTGATCATTCAGTATTCATTTTTTTATCAAATAAGCTTTTACTAAATAAGCTTTATAGTTTGTATCCAATTTTTCTCAGGAACCTCTTCCTCTCCTCCATATCCGACTCGGCCTCGACCCCTTTGGTTCTATAGCCATCCACTACCCCAATTATTCCTCTACCCTGCTCCGTCTCCACCAATATAACCTGGATGGGGTTTGCTGTTGCGCAGTAGATCCCACAGACCTCTGGGACTTGCTTTATCGAGTTCAGAACGTTTATCGGGTAGGCCTCCCTGATGAAGAGCAGGAAGCAGTGGCCTGCCCCTAACTCGAAGGCCTTCTCGTAGGCTAACCTCCTAAGCTCCTCATCGTTCCCCTCATGCCTGACGAGGCAGGGGCCTGAGGACTCGCAGAAGGCTAGGCCAAACCTGATCCTAGGGCTGCTGTTCATCAAGGCCTCGTAGATGTCCTCCACCGTCTTTATGAAGTGGGATTGGCCGAGGATCAGGTTACAGCCCTCCGGGGCCCTTATCTCAACGATTTGGAACCTCAACTCGGCGCCCATCCCATCAGGGGATCGTTGTCCCTTATATTGAAGATTTCGCCTAAAACCAATGGATGGAGAGGAGATAGTTAAAACCGGATTTCCTTTGTTTTTGATGTTGCTGTAAAAGTTTTTGTCGAACATATTTTTCAAATAGTCTCATCAGGATTCTTCAAATATCTCCATCGGATCATCTAAAATTATTTATTTATCTATTAATCCCCTCTCATAGAGAATCTTCTTTAGCTCCTCCGGTATCTTATCCACCTTGAGCTCACCACTCATCTCAATAACCTTACCCCTTTTCATATACCAATCTAGAACAGGTTTAGTCTCCTTATAATATACCTTTATTCTATGCTTAATGACATCTTCTCTATCATCGTTTCGATGTATCAACCTTGATCCGCACTCATCGCATACTTCATCCTTTAGCGGGGGTTTATCCTTAAGGTGGTAGATCGCGCCGCAATGGGGGCAAGACCTTCTGAGGGACAACCTTTCCACGATGGCATCCTCCGTGGCTATGACGTTCAGGACAAGGTCGATATCCACCCCTTCAGATCTTAATATCCGGTCAAGGGCTTCAGCCTGCTTAAGGTTCCTGGGGAAGCCGTCTAGGACAAAGCCGCCTCTAAAATTCAATCCCATAAGCCTCTCCTCCAACAGGCAGATTACCAGATCATCTGGAACTAGCTCCCCTCGTTCCATGTACGCCTTGGCCCTCCTCCCCGCCTCACTACACTTGGAGATGG containing:
- the pyrB gene encoding aspartate carbamoyltransferase codes for the protein MKDLSRDEIDFILDRATEMEPIAERGSDMLRGRIMATLFFEPSTRTRLSFESAMLRLGGGVIGFAEPGVSSVAKGESLRDTIKTVENYSDIIVIRHYEDGAARVAAEAAKIPVINAGSGSLEHPTQALLDLHTMRAAKGRIDGLKIALLGDLLYGRTVHSLLYALSNYDVKVYLVSPERLRFRRDLLMELEGKIEYEETEDLYRYLGEIDVLYVTRIQKERFPDPKEYERLKDSYIVTKETLTHAKRELIVMHPLPRVTEISTDVDETPNAWYFRQMRHGLFVRMALLSLILGGG
- a CDS encoding class I SAM-dependent methyltransferase; amino-acid sequence: MSSDSRRFISHLADRLRSAGRSYPFEWEVPASVAPYVPTPINIVKKMLEVGGAGPDDIVYDLGCGDGRILFTAIEEFNVKKAVGYELNASMCEAVMRKVKNKSLEDRIEVINGNFFLADLSSATLITLYLTTSGNTKLKPKFEKELRDGTRIVSHDFPINGWMSMRIDEAIHNDIGSHRIYLYRVPDSFKWEEQRGPGESDGGRWSRIRDAFRGAPRS
- a CDS encoding adenosine-specific kinase; the protein is MGAELRFQIVEIRAPEGCNLILGQSHFIKTVEDIYEALMNSSPRIRFGLAFCESSGPCLVRHEGNDEELRRLAYEKAFELGAGHCFLLFIREAYPINVLNSIKQVPEVCGIYCATANPIQVILVETEQGRGIIGVVDGYRTKGVEAESDMEERKRFLRKIGYKL
- a CDS encoding adenylate kinase, coding for MIVVVLGPPGSGKGTRARLIGQICHIPVIVMGDILREAISKCSEAGRRAKAYMERGELVPDDLVICLLEERLMGLNFRGGFVLDGFPRNLKQAEALDRILRSEGVDIDLVLNVIATEDAIVERLSLRRSCPHCGAIYHLKDKPPLKDEVCDECGSRLIHRNDDREDVIKHRIKVYYKETKPVLDWYMKRGKVIEMSGELKVDKIPEELKKILYERGLIDK